A genome region from Euphorbia lathyris chromosome 4, ddEupLath1.1, whole genome shotgun sequence includes the following:
- the LOC136228002 gene encoding probable RNA-binding protein ARP1 isoform X1, whose product MNMSSSSNTGPFGDTTLTKVFVGGLAWETPKEAMREHFDKFGDILEAVIISDKLTGRSKGYGFVTFKDPDAAKKACEDPSPIINGRRANCNLASLGARRPRSAAPPPPPHQNPQQGSNGAQRSTSSAPTNHVQWYYPANSPAYHHHHHHPAVPFYGYAPTYVATDVSYNHKVSYNGGSYMNGHYPQVYPTGTGTGGGQGMIGASTLMPMYPLYQFHHHHHQSQTMGLPAHIFPQSTAGPIVISKPPATVAASPGKGGRRKEGMEMD is encoded by the exons ATGAACATGAGCAGCAGTAGTAATACGGGGCCGTTTGGAGATACAACGCTGACTAAAGTCTTTGTCGGAGGATTAGCCTGGGAGACTCCCAAGGAAGCCATGAGAGAACATTTTGATAAGTTCGGTGATATCTTGGAAGCTGTTATCATCTCCGATAAGCTCACCGGCAGATCCAAGGGCTACGGATTT GTGACATTTAAAGATCCTGATGCAGCAAAAAAGGCTTGCGAGGATCCATCTCCGATCATCAATGGCCGCCGTGCTAACTGTAATCTGGCTTCCCTCGGCGCTCGCCGCCCCAGGTCCGCCGCACCACCGCCTCCTCCTCATCAGAATCCCCAACAAG GATCAAACGGTGCGCAGAGGTCCACGTCATCAGCACCAACAAATCATGTCCAATGGTACTACCCAGCAAACTCACCTGCGTATCATCACCACCACCATCATCCGGCCGTTCCGTTTTACGg ATATGCTCCAACTTATGTTGCAACTGATGTAAGTTACAATCAT AAGGTGAGCTACAACGGAGGGTCGTACATGAACGGGCATTATCCTCAGGTGTACCCAACAGGAACAGGGACAGGAGGGGGGCAGGGTATGATAGGTGCGAGTACACTGATGCCGATGTACCCTCTATATCAATTCCATCATCATCACCATCAATCGCAGACAATGGGATTGCCTGCCCATATATTTCCACAATCAACGGCGGGTCCCATCGTGATCTCAAAACCTCCAGCCACTGTAGCTGCTAGTCCAG GTAAAGGTGGGAGGAGAAAGGAAGGCATGGAAATGGATTAA
- the LOC136228002 gene encoding probable RNA-binding protein ARP1 isoform X2, translating to MNMSSSSNTGPFGDTTLTKVFVGGLAWETPKEAMREHFDKFGDILEAVIISDKLTGRSKGYGFVTFKDPDAAKKACEDPSPIINGRRANCNLASLGARRPRSAAPPPPPHQNPQQGSNGAQRSTSSAPTNHVQWYYPANSPAYHHHHHHPAVPFYGYAPTYVATDKVSYNGGSYMNGHYPQVYPTGTGTGGGQGMIGASTLMPMYPLYQFHHHHHQSQTMGLPAHIFPQSTAGPIVISKPPATVAASPGKGGRRKEGMEMD from the exons ATGAACATGAGCAGCAGTAGTAATACGGGGCCGTTTGGAGATACAACGCTGACTAAAGTCTTTGTCGGAGGATTAGCCTGGGAGACTCCCAAGGAAGCCATGAGAGAACATTTTGATAAGTTCGGTGATATCTTGGAAGCTGTTATCATCTCCGATAAGCTCACCGGCAGATCCAAGGGCTACGGATTT GTGACATTTAAAGATCCTGATGCAGCAAAAAAGGCTTGCGAGGATCCATCTCCGATCATCAATGGCCGCCGTGCTAACTGTAATCTGGCTTCCCTCGGCGCTCGCCGCCCCAGGTCCGCCGCACCACCGCCTCCTCCTCATCAGAATCCCCAACAAG GATCAAACGGTGCGCAGAGGTCCACGTCATCAGCACCAACAAATCATGTCCAATGGTACTACCCAGCAAACTCACCTGCGTATCATCACCACCACCATCATCCGGCCGTTCCGTTTTACGg ATATGCTCCAACTTATGTTGCAACTGAT AAGGTGAGCTACAACGGAGGGTCGTACATGAACGGGCATTATCCTCAGGTGTACCCAACAGGAACAGGGACAGGAGGGGGGCAGGGTATGATAGGTGCGAGTACACTGATGCCGATGTACCCTCTATATCAATTCCATCATCATCACCATCAATCGCAGACAATGGGATTGCCTGCCCATATATTTCCACAATCAACGGCGGGTCCCATCGTGATCTCAAAACCTCCAGCCACTGTAGCTGCTAGTCCAG GTAAAGGTGGGAGGAGAAAGGAAGGCATGGAAATGGATTAA
- the LOC136228002 gene encoding probable RNA-binding protein ARP1 isoform X3, whose product MNMSSSSNTGPFGDTTLTKVFVGGLAWETPKEAMREHFDKFGDILEAVIISDKLTGRSKGYGFVTFKDPDAAKKACEDPSPIINGRRANCNLASLGARRPRSAAPPPPPHQNPQQGSNGAQRSTSSAPTNHVQWYYPANSPAYHHHHHHPAVPFYGYAPTYVATDVSYNHKVSYNGGSYMNGHYPQVYPTGTGTGGGQGMIGASTLMPMYPLYQFHHHHHQSQTMGLPAHIFPQSTAGPIVISKPPATVAASPVCLAVE is encoded by the exons ATGAACATGAGCAGCAGTAGTAATACGGGGCCGTTTGGAGATACAACGCTGACTAAAGTCTTTGTCGGAGGATTAGCCTGGGAGACTCCCAAGGAAGCCATGAGAGAACATTTTGATAAGTTCGGTGATATCTTGGAAGCTGTTATCATCTCCGATAAGCTCACCGGCAGATCCAAGGGCTACGGATTT GTGACATTTAAAGATCCTGATGCAGCAAAAAAGGCTTGCGAGGATCCATCTCCGATCATCAATGGCCGCCGTGCTAACTGTAATCTGGCTTCCCTCGGCGCTCGCCGCCCCAGGTCCGCCGCACCACCGCCTCCTCCTCATCAGAATCCCCAACAAG GATCAAACGGTGCGCAGAGGTCCACGTCATCAGCACCAACAAATCATGTCCAATGGTACTACCCAGCAAACTCACCTGCGTATCATCACCACCACCATCATCCGGCCGTTCCGTTTTACGg ATATGCTCCAACTTATGTTGCAACTGATGTAAGTTACAATCAT AAGGTGAGCTACAACGGAGGGTCGTACATGAACGGGCATTATCCTCAGGTGTACCCAACAGGAACAGGGACAGGAGGGGGGCAGGGTATGATAGGTGCGAGTACACTGATGCCGATGTACCCTCTATATCAATTCCATCATCATCACCATCAATCGCAGACAATGGGATTGCCTGCCCATATATTTCCACAATCAACGGCGGGTCCCATCGTGATCTCAAAACCTCCAGCCACTGTAGCTGCTAGTCCAG TTTGCTTGGCTGTTGAATAA